AACGCCGGAGCCTTCCTCATCTCGGTCGCCCTCCTGCGGCGACTCCCGCCTCTCTCGCCGACCCAGCCAGGCCAGGATCAGCCCGCGCCGAGACATCGACCAGCGCTGTGGCGCGACACCATGTCGGGCCTGCGTTACGTGTGGGCCGACCGAACCGTCCGTGCGACCTTGATCGGCTTCACTCTGCTGGTGGCCTGTACCGGTTTGGACGACGTCGCCTTGGTGTTCCTGGCCAAGAACACCTTCCACGCCGGCGACTCCGTGGCGAGCCTCCTCTATGCCGGAGCCGACGTCGGAGTGTTGCTCGGGTTCCTCGCCCTCACCAGGGTCACCCGGTTGGCAGCGGTCCCCTACTTCGTGGCCGGCATGGCGGTCGGCAGCCTCGGCAACCTGCTCACCGGACTGTCCTGGGCCGTACTCCCGGCGATCGTCTGTCAGGCCGTGCGCGGCGTCGGGATCGCGTCGCTGGAAGCCGGGAGCCGCACGCTCGTGCAACGCTGTGTCCCCAACGCCATGCAGGCACGGGTCTTCGCCAATCTCTCCACCGCAATCGGCCTCGCCGCCGGTGTCTCCTACGTCGGCGGCGGCATCGTTCTCCTGTCGACGTCACCCGGCGCGGTGCTGTTCGCAGCCGGAGCCGCAGGACTCCTGGTCACGATCGGCACCGCCGCGGCCCTGACCACCGCTGCACGGAGGACTGGGTGATCGACGGTCGGCAGTCGGACGCGAAGCACGTTGGACGCCGTCGGAAAAGTCGTACGGGAGGCGTTCCAGTCCCCGGAAAGTGCTGCCCTCCCTCCACGTCACCCCAGGTGTCCGCTCCTGGGATGGGTGATGTCGAGCTGCCCAGCGTCGGGGAACCGCCGGTCGTCCTGGTTGGCCGGGCCACCGACTCGGACTGCGGAAAGCGCGAACGAACACCCGATCCTGGTGACGAGATGTGATCTTGGCAGGTCCGTGGCAGCGGCACCTTGAACCGATCAGCGTCCCTCATCGGGTGTCGTTGTTCTCGTGCCGGATGGCCTGGTCGTAGAAGATCACGGCCATTGACGCCAGCGCCGTCTGGATCACGGTGTAGAGTCCGACGGCTTCCGGAGGCAGCGGGCCACCGCCTTCTTCTTCCTTCAACACCGCCTGCCCCCCGGCGAAGAGTTGTTGAGCGAACGCGACACCTGTGATCCCGCTGTTCCACGACAGTGGTTCCCGCACGGTATCGACGATCAGCAACACCAGGCTGACCAGGAAAAGGATCTCCTGCCGTTCCAACTCCGAGAGCCGGGCCAGAGCTGCCCGCGCCTGAGGGGTGAACATCACGAGGCCTGCCAGGAGGAACAGCCCGTCTCCGGCATAGACGATGGCCCGTAGGGTTCTGTCGTTCGTGGCGGCCACGGCAAGCACCGACATGCGGGTGACGACCAGGGTCAGCCGTACCGCGCTGAACGCGGTGGTCCAGGGGGCGAGCGCCATCGCGTCGCAGAACGTCACCGCACCGGTCAGGGGCACGATGACCGACCCGAGGACGATGCCGACCGTCTGGTACCACTCGTAATCGACGGCCGAGGACAGGTCCGCCGACCACGCGTGTGCCGGACCTTCCAGAGCACCGAACGTGGGCACGTCCTCGGTCACGCAGACCGCGACGGCCATGCACATGAGCTCGTACGCGCTGGCGTCCCGATCGGTCAGGCCGCGGTAGAAGCCGGTGAAGTAGGACGACGGGAACGGGGTGTCCAACCAGTCGACGATCTGGTCGGGGTTGGCCCACAGCAGGTGGGCGAACGTGCCGGCGGAGGTCACGGTGTTCGCGGTGGCGTCCAGCGTGGCGTCCAGGTCGTGCTGCACGGGACCGAGCAACTGACCGAGCGGCGTGTTGAGTGCCGCCCGTGGGTCCGTCATCAGCCTCATCAGCATGGCGCCAAGGTCGGCGAGCGTTGCGGCGCTCGCAGTTGCCGCGTCCGTAAGCGCGGTCCCGGTTTGCTGTGCGGCATCGCCCAGCCCGGGAATCGAAGGGCCCGCCAGCAGGTCTGTCGGCAGCCGCAAGGCCGAGCCGGCCTTGTCCAGGAGCCAGGTCACCGCGGCCCACAACTCCGATGAGATCCCGTTCGCTGCGCCGGCCACGGCAGCACTGGCCGGCAAGCTGCTCTTGGCCATCGGATCCGAGCCGAGAGCGGTGAACCAGTCGTCGAGCTGCTGTCGAGCGCCGCTGACCGACGCCGCGGCAGCTCCCGCACCCAGAGCCGGGTCGGGGATCTTCGCCATTGCGAGTGAGATGGCGTGCTTCAACGCCACCCGCACCGCGTCACGACGCTGTTTGACCGAGTCCCAGTCGAACAGGAAGCCGAGCTTGCTCAGCAGCCATCCCACGGCCTGGCCCATGGCGATGCCTGCGGCGTGGAGTACGCAGTTGACCGCGTCCAATGCACGGTCGACGGTGTCGATCACCGCTTGGACTATGTGCTTGACGCCGTCGACCCCGAACGTGATCACCGCCGTCGCACCCTGCATCACGACGTGAGTGACGTCCACCACCCCGTGCCAGACCGCGCGGGCACCCTCGCAGAGGAAGTCCCACGCGTCGCCCAGGAAGCCGCCCAGGCCCGCGGGGTACACCTGGTCGACATAGCAGGCCGGCCACGTCGACACGTCGACCGGCGGGTTGGCCAGCGCTGCCGCCAGCCTTTCGTCGGCCTCCTGCCCGCTCAGAAAGGTGATCACCGGTGTCGGGCCCGTGGCGTCGATCTCCCATCCACCGGAGGTCGGCTGCGCCGCGGCGTCCGGCGTCGTCGGCGGTTGCACCTGAGCCATCACCTGGTTGAGGACCGAACTCAAGTCCTGTGCGGACACTCCGGGCCGGAGTAGCGGCGCACCCGTGCGTGGATCTGTGGCGGCCGTCAGGTCGGCAGCGGTGACGGTGGCGAGTAGGTTCTGCACGCCACGCTCGGGGTGGATGACCAGCGGGTCGGCAAGGCCGGGCGCGGTCAACGTCAGTGTGGGCGCTCCGAGACGGCCGTTCATGGGCAGCGTGATCCACGTGCTGCCCGCACAGGTGATGCTGTAACCGGACGGCTGCAGCAGCACGGTGGAACCGTCGACCGTGCACCGCACCGACTCCGACGAGGTGACGGTGAAGGTGGCCGGCGCGGGCTCGTTGTTCGCCGTGAGGGCGGAGATGCCGATGCGGTATCCCTGAGACTCGGTCGGCGTGGCCTGCCACGACTCGACGTCGACGAACGAGGGACTGAACGACCCGTCGTCGCTACGACGCCAGACCTCGTACCCGATCGGCGTGCCTGCCGCCTGCCCGGCGTCACGTCGCACGAGTAGCGCCAGCGCCGGCCCGTCGTGCTCGACGTCGACGATCGTGGCACCGGAGTCGAGTAGCACACAGCTGTCCCAGGCACTCGAGTCGGGCTGCCGAGTGGCGAGCCACATCTGCGAGTGCGCCCCCGACGTGTCGGTGAACACCGCCTGCACCAGCACGGCCAGGCCGCCGGACATGGGCACCGGCCATACGGCGGTCGCCCGCACGGTGCTGGGCAGGTCCAGGGTCGCGGTCTGCGCCGGATCCCAGACGGGGACAGACCCATCGGCCGGCACCGTCCCGGTCACCGTGACCACCTGCGGCGTGGCCTTCCCGTCGCCTACGGCGTCGATGGTGACGAGTTCGACCTTGCCGCCACCGAGGTCGGCGACCGCCCCGCAGGCTGTCGGCGACGTCGTGACATCGGTGATGAACTCGCCCTGGCCGGAGGACCACTGGCCGCCTGTGTAGATCACCTGGCCAGTGATCAAGCGGGCCTTCCCGTCGACCGCCCCGCTGAGATAGGCGAAGTACAGCGCATTCGCCGACGTGCTCGGCAGCGGTTGGTACCAGGTGTGCACGGACGGTATGCCGTTCACCGGGGAGGTTTGCCAGGTTGTCGTGTCCCGCAGCTGCATTCTCGTGCCAAGGTCCTGGCCACCTTCCAGGATGTAGCGATTGCCCGCCGGTAGGTGCAGCAGACCACGAGTGAGCAGTGCTGGGCTCGAGCCACTCGCGGTGCCGTTGACAGGTTGGCCGAGCTTGCCGTCCGCACCTACCGGAACCACCTGGAACGACCCGTCCGGTGCCTGCGTTGCCGACGCCACACCCGAGGTCTCGACGCCTGCGACCTCGGCCTCGGGCGTTGCAGGACTCGGGCCGGGCGTGTAGGCCGACCACAGCCCGATGGCGTGTGTGCCGTCGGTGAGCACGAGCCGGGCGGCGTACGAACCGGTCAGCCACGCGCCCAGCAGCAGTTGGTCGGTCTGCGCCCACCCCGTACCGGACCCGTCGTCCTCACCGGCACGCAGCAGGGAGCTGGGTCTGATCCCCCCGCGCTCGACAACACCGTTGACCTGAACCCGATCGTCCGACGACCGTGTCAGAAACGGCGCCGGCGACTGCGACGACGCCGGCGCATCGCCTGCCGAGCTGACCAACCAAGCCTCGGCGACCGCGAAGTCCTGCATGGGCGTAACTGTCGCGGACACGGTAATAGCATCTGTGGGCAACTCGGCCGCCTCTCAGGAGACGCGATCACTGCTCGCGACTGCGGACAGCTCCGCCGCCAGCGCCAACCCCGTCAGTGTCATGGACAGCTCCCATGATCACCTTCGAGGCCCGTCCATGAATGGCAAACGAGCGAACCATCGCACCGAGGGGCAAGGACCCGGGCAGATCGGCTGACACCCCCCCCCCCGGTTCGTTCCGCCGATGGGCGCCCGGGAACTACTGCAGCGTCCACCAGGTCGTACGACGGAGTGCACCGTCCCAGCTGAAGCTGAGGTGGAAGTGGTTCGTGTGCAGGTTCGCCGTCCCGTAGTACGGCAGCCACCCCTCGTCAGGCCGGTAGGCGCGCCATATCTTGCGGTTCCAGATCGCGTACATGATTCCCAATCGGCGGGCCATGGCGTGCCGGTTGCCGTGGCTGTCCGGTCGCAGCAGCCACCAGAAGAAGTCGTTGGCGGCCTTCCGGGACGAGCGCGAGTACGCGTTGAACGCCACGTCCAAAGCACGGCCCTCGGCGTGCTCGCTGACGCCGCCGGTGCAGGGGTGACCGATGCTCCAGGCACGGTCGCCGTACGTACGGAGGATGAGGTTCCTCACGTCGACGACGCCGGGCTTCGACGCAGTGCCACACGTCGTCCCCCCGTCGTAGGCGGCGTACGCGTCGATCCTCGCCGGGAACGAAGGCGTGGGCGGCATCTTCCGCGACCACTGGACGAGCTCCAGGCCCAGGTCCTCGCTGTGAACGAGGGGTTCCTCGTTCTCCTGTTTCTGTCGTGCGGAGGCCGCGTAGGTCAACGGTGCGGCGACCGCTCCCAACACCACGGCGCTGACCAGATCCCTGCGCGTAGGCCGGATCCGCCGACTCCTCGCACAAGGCCCAGTTGCTCGGGACCAACCCTGCGTGCGCCATGAATGTCGTACGGGTGTCACGCTCAGGAATGTGCGATGCGTGGGCCTGCCTTTCATCGGACACTGGCGCCGTCGAGCTCTGTACGACCTTGCTGCATGCACGTGGACCTGTCGAGCCCGTCATTGCGTGAGTCGTAGGAGCGCGGGCCGTCGGGGCCTGCTCTGCCACCGAGGTAGTTGCACCGCGGCCACGCACGCATGAGGTCTCCCTCCAGCGCAGTTCGCGTGGCAGAACGCGCGTGATCAACCAAGCGTGTGCTCCCGCCGTGCGCGACGAACCCGTTTCGCCACAAGTCACCAATGACCGCTTGCCAAGTCCACCGTGCGATGCAGGTCGAGGCAGCACAAGAAGGAGCGGCGTTGACAGGCCTCGGGCACGAGATCATCTTGTGTGCACGACCCGGAGGTGGCGCCGGCGTCGTGCTCGGGGCAGGGATGGCCGGCACACTCGCGGCAACAAGGAGGCGGCCGATGGACGCACAGCGTCGACCTTTCCGCAAGGCCGTAAGAAGCGT
This Actinopolymorpha cephalotaxi DNA region includes the following protein-coding sequences:
- a CDS encoding MFS transporter, with the protein product MGLLRTNPSFALLCVARTMSFAGGSLAHMALVLYVASRGGGPAVATLLIVSDFSPSFLAPVLGSIGDRFDRRRLMIATQILQAGTVLAIAAWLPALPVLLLLVAVNASLARAFEPASSSAVPQLVSDADLVRANSMIGFGTYGLALVGPLGAAALTPLVGLRGVLVANAGAFLISVALLRRLPPLSPTQPGQDQPAPRHRPALWRDTMSGLRYVWADRTVRATLIGFTLLVACTGLDDVALVFLAKNTFHAGDSVASLLYAGADVGVLLGFLALTRVTRLAAVPYFVAGMAVGSLGNLLTGLSWAVLPAIVCQAVRGVGIASLEAGSRTLVQRCVPNAMQARVFANLSTAIGLAAGVSYVGGGIVLLSTSPGAVLFAAGAAGLLVTIGTAAALTTAARRTG